In the genome of Moorena sp. SIOASIH, the window ACCCGCAATTATCCTTTTACCAATTACTAAGGACTAACGACTATTTCTCTAACAACTTCCAGCCACCATCCCAGTCATCGTTAGGAGGTTCTTGAAGAAAACGCTGACAACGGTTCAGGTGCAATACAGAGGCTTGGTCATGTTTGTCATATTTTTGTAGAATGGTGCCAAACTCACTCATGGCGAGGGCGAACTGTCGCTGGAGGTAATACTGACGGCCTTTGTAGTAATGTTCTATTATTCGTGCTTTGTACTCCGAAATCGGTTCAGATTTTAGGCCCACTAATTCATAAATCGATACTGGCTTGGTCTTGCCCTTAACAATTACCTTATCCAATTCCCTGGCCCAGATCTGGTCAACACAGGCTCTGTAAGTATTTTCACTAAGCAGGATGTCACAACCGTATTGCTTGCTAGCCGTTTCCAAGCGAGCACCTAAATTGACTCCATCACCAATAGAGGTAAACTCCATTCGTTTAGTTGAACCCATATTACCACTAATGACACTATCGGAGTTGATGCCAATGCCAATCTTTAAGGGTTTGCGCTTAGCTTTAACACGTTGTTGATTAAAGTCTTTGAGACGGCGGCGCATCTCTAAAGCAGTTTGCACTGCTCTCCAAGCATGATCCTCTTGGGGCAAGGGCGAACCAAAAACAGCCATAATCGCATCGCCAATGTATTTGTCGAGGGTACCTTTATATTCAAAAATTGCATCCACCATCGACTCAAAATAGTCGTTGAGCATACCCACGACTTCTTCTGCGTTTAAACTTTCGGTCAAGGCAGTATAGCCACGTATATCGGAGAACAGAACTGATACCTCTTTGCGATCGCCTCCTAATTTATGGTCATCGAGCTTAAGTAATTCCTCTGCTAACTCCTGGGTCATGTAGCGATACATGGTAGTCTTGAGGCGTTTTTCATCACTAATGTCATCCATGACTACCAACGCACCATAGACATGGGTTTGATCGCTGGCATCAGCAATAGAGTTAATCGAGAGATTCACACAATGCTTGGTTGATTCTAACCCCTGGGAGATCAGGGTTTGATCGGGGTAGTACTGACGGCTGTCTTTTTCCGTCTTGGCAGTTAAAGCGTTCTGGAGCCATTGAGCAAAATTTCCCCCTTTGATGTTAATCAACTGACTAACCGATAACCCCTCCAAGCTGTCTCCAGGGTAATACCCCAGCAATTTCTTGGCACTTTCATTGGTAGCGATAATCTTACCGGTTTTATCGGTGGAAATCACTCCATTACTGAGGCTGCGCAGCATATCCCGCTGAATTTGTTCCTGCTGTTTGATGGTGGCAAACAGTTTCGCTCGCTGTATGGCTACCCCAGCTTGAATATTGAACGCCTTCATGTATTCTTCATCAATGCGATTAAAACTTGCTTGCCAGCATTCCGGAGCTTTAGGCCAATCATTCGGATTATAAGGCTCAAAATCACCGGTCTTTTTCTTGTTGACTAGCTGGGTTACACCTATTAACTCTTGATTGGAGTTATACACTGGCATACACAACAGGCTACAGGTGCGATAACCAGATTCCTGATCAACTTTTTTAGAATTGTCAGAATTGGGATGATCATATAGGTCAAAAGGAATATTTAGAGCTTCACCGCTTTGAGCTACCTTGCCGGCAAAGCCAACCCCCATTGGGATCCGGATTTCTTGGGATAAACCATCCGCTTGGGGAATTTGCGCCCACAGTTCATTACGCTCTCGGTCAATTAGCCACAGGGTACTACGGTCGGCTTTCATCAGCGTTTTCGCCTCATCCATCACCCGCTTGAGGGTTTCGTCTAGATCCAAACTGCTGAGATTGAGCGATTCTGTGGCTTTGATCAGTGCTGTTGCTGCTCGCTGTCTCTGGGTAGCTCGGTACAAGGACTTGGAAGATTCTAGAACCAGCCGCATCGAAGGGGCAAAATCGTTAAACAGTTTTTGATCTTCCTCAGTAAAGCCCTGTTGATCAATTTTTTCGTTTAAGGAAGCGTTCTGTGTATAGGAATTTTTGACCTTATTGAGTAATTGGACTACGGCAACTAAATCTCCCTGTCGAGTCAACAGGGGTAATGCTAGCAGGGTATAGGTGCGATATCCAGTTTTTTGGTCAGACTTTTTGGCAGTGTTAGAACGAGGGTCATCATAAAAATCGTAGGGAACGTTAACCACCCGTTTGAAAGTAGCTACTTCACCAACAATGCCCTGATCAGCTGGAAATCGCAGTTCTCCTAAGGTGTTGTTTCCCTCTCCCTTTGCCACTACTGACCAAAGTTCGTTCTTGTCTTCATCCAGAAAAAATATTGTTACTCGGTCGGCATTCATTAACTCTGCCGTTTTGAGAGTAATCGCATTCAAAATCTCCTGGAGAACCTTCTCAAAATCTTGGTTTTCCAGTAGAGCGTCCAGCATCGACAGGGTTTGATTGACGATCTGGAGTGCGCTTTCTACACTTGGGACTACTTGTTTTAAACTTTCCCGGTTTAAAGGCGCTAGGAAGTTAGATATCCCTTGTCCCGCCGCAACTAGCGAACCGGCTGCTGAGGAATTTGCCTCAGATATGCTCCCCTTTTCCACCTGATTTGAATTGTGTTGATAAACAGATGCAGCTACCATAGAATTATCCTGCGCTAAAGCTTTTGATTTGCTGAAGCGATCTAATGATGGCGTCTTTTTGATACTTATTGACTCTTAGATTGATACTTATTGACTCGTCAGAGCCAGTTAACCGAATTGATCTGGGTTTAAGGCTAATCTGTTGATTACCTAGAGAGCACCTTCTATGCTGGCCGCTGAGTAGATTTTTTCTGATTGAGAGTTAAATATGGCCTGACTGGATTATAGTGCATTCTAGATTAATTTGTCAGTAGCTTAATTAATCAATTGCGATCCAACTATTAAACTAATCCATCACAACCTCACAAGTTTTAACATTTAGCTCTCTCGAATTTTCGTTGTTTGGCCAACGTCCTGTCTTCCCACTGTGCATGTCTTACGCCAGCTAGCAGCTTGGGACAACAAGGAAGCCGCAAAATTCATAGCGTCTTGAGCCGACTGTCCGCCAGCTAACTGAGCGATTTCTTCCTGCCGCTTTTGGGGATGATTCAGGAGGCTAATCCTTACTACAGTTCGAAGCTCGGGCATTCCAGATTCCGGGATTTGGGTAACTACTTGAGTACTGCCAGACCGGTTAACTTGAGGGGAAGATGGTTGTTTCAAAATGCTAGAAATCGGTTGAGCAATCACCTGTTTATCCACCCTAAAATGTTGGTCTGCCATCGCAGCAATTAACGGTTGGTGAGTCACACAAAGAACTTGGTGGCGTTGACTGAGTTGGTAGAGTCGTTCTGCGATCGCTCCTGCTACCCGACCAGACACCCCAGCATCAATTTCATCAAAAATTAAGGTTGTTCCTGGCTGGTTACTGCTGGAAAAACAGGCTTTCAGTGCCAGTAAAAATCGACTCATCTCTCCACCGGAAGCCGTCTTAGCAAGAGGTTGCAAGGGTTCTCCGGGGTTGGGAGAGAAGTAAAAGGTGACTTGATCGGCACCAGCTGCCGTGGGGACAATGGGGCTGATTTCCACTGTAAACTTTACCTTCTCCATAGCCAAGGGCTTTAACTGGTTAACCAGCTGTTTTTCAAGTTCTGACCCAGCCCTATACCGCAATTTGGTCAGTTGATCACATTCATCGGTCACGTTTGACTGACTCAAGGCATAATTTCTCTCTAACTCTTCTAGAGATGCACCTTCACTGCCTAATTCTTCTAGTTCTGCCCGTAGGCTCTCATAGTGAGCGATTGCCTTAGCAAGGGTTGGTCCATATTTGCGGCAAATTTGTTTGAGAACCCCAATTCTTTCCTCCACCACTTGAAGACGTTCCGGATCAGTCTCTAGTCCATCTCCATAGGCATTAATCTGATGGGCAGCTTCCGCCACTTGAGCCAATGCTCCACTGACTAAGTCTAGCAGAGGTTGCAATTGACTATCATAGTCTACCATATGCTGCAAGGTACTTTCCGCTTGACCCAATAAGTCAGCACTAGCTAAAGTCCCGTGATCATTATGGTAAAGTGCTTGATAGACTTGGTAACTCCTCTGCTGGAGTTCCACCACATGGTTCAGACGCTGGTGTTCAAGTTCTAGCTGTTCGAGTTCGTCAGGAGCGGTAAGGTTGGCAGCACTGAGGTCTTGAATTTGATACTCCAACCAATCTAGACGTTGTAGGCGTTCTTGCTGAGACTTTTGCTGTGTTTCTAGAGCTTTCTTGGCCTCTTGACAAGCCATGTAGGCAGATGCCACTCGATCTCGCTGCTGGATCACAGGGGAACCGCCGTAAAGGTCGAGTAGCCCTCGTTGGCGTGCTGGCATAATAAGCTGTATTGTTTGACCCTGAGCAGTAATTTCTACCAAGCGCTCACGCAGTCCCTCCATCAGTTGCCGATTGACTATCGTGCCATTGACCCGAGAACGCGATCGCATGCCTTTTTCTGTGGCGGTAATCTCCCGGCTACAGACTAAATCGGCTTGATCAAGTAAGTCAATCTCTTGCTCACTCAACCAGGCAATCAAGGGGTTATCTACATTGAAGGTGGCTTCTACCAAAGCCCGTTTAGTCCCTGTGCGAATCAGCCGATTGGTTACTTTCCCCCCCAGGGCAATGTCAATGGCATCCAAAATAATGGACTTACCTGCACCGGTTTCCCCAGTCAACACATTTAGGCCAGCACCGAATTCCACTTCTAGGTGGTCAATTAAGGCAAAGTTGTGAATTCGCAAATAAAGTAACATTGAGCAAAATTCACTGTTGGGAAAATTGTGTTCTTAAACACATTTTGTAACAATTTAGGAAAAGTCACACACTAATACCCAATTGACGTCTAAGGGGTAAATTTAGTAATTGTTGACCGTTCACCACTAACCAGTTTATCGTCAATTGTCCACTAAAAAGCAGTATTCTTTTAAGCAGTCAGCCGTCAGCCGTGAGCTTTTAGCTCACGCTACTTGAGGTGCCGTCAGCTTATTTTATTCAAAGGTGCGCTTGACCCATCTAATTATTAAATTCGCTCAAGGTGCGCGCCTAAAAGCACCGATTGCGCTACTTGAGGTGCTGCGCTAACAGTAGCGTGGCCTTTGGCTAATAGCTAATGGCTGATAGCTGATGGCTGATAGCTGATGGCTTACCCATTCCTATCCAGGAATGGGTTATTCCACCATTCTGGTATGAAGATTGCCGAACCTGTATTAAGTTTTGATGATATTCACCTTTTGTTACAATAGTTTACAGAATCGCTTCTGTTGGTCCGTCGGAAATATCTTCTTATGAATCCTAAAACAGTTTCCCCAACTTCTGTTCAAGCACTAGACTCACAGGCTGATGCGGACAGGTCAGTGGTACCAGTGTCGGGGAGTCAGAGCTCAGTTGAGGAAGAGTTGAGCTCGACAACGGAATCCTCTGTCTTGGAAACAGAAAAACCACGGTACGACCCGTCCGTGATCGCAGCCAAGTACCACAAGGCATACCTGCAAGTTCTAGGGCGGTCTTTCACCATTATTTCGTCATTTATATCGTTTGCTCTAGGTCTGTGGTGGGATCGGTTTCGGGGTCGGGATGTTACCGAGAACCGAGCCAGAGCGATTCAACTGCGGGAAATTTTAACCGACCTAGGACCAGCTTACATTAAAATCGGACAAGCTCTTTCCACGCGACCGGATTTAGTACCACAAGTTTTCTTGGATGAGTTGACGCTGCTACAAGACCAACTCCCACCCTTTGAGAATGAGGTGGCTTATAAATTTATTGAGGAAGAATTAGGCGATCGCCCGGAAAATATTTTCGCTGAACTGACTGAAAAGCCTGTGGCAGCGGCGTCCTTAGGACAGGTCTATAAGGGCAAACTCAAAACTGGGGAAACTGTTGCGGTCAAGGTACAGCGACCAGGATTGGCACATAAAATTACGCTTGATCTATACATTATACGCCTTGTTGCACAGTGGGTACAAACCAATGTCAAGCGGGTGCGCAGTGACTTGGTTGCCATCATGGATGAGTTTGGTGCCCGTATCTTTGAAGAGATGGACTATCAGCATGAAGGGCGCAATGCTGAACGCTTTGCCAAGCTTTACGGCAAACTACCGGAAATTTATGTTCCCCGAATTTACTGGGACTACACTGGGCGTCGTGTCCTGACTATGGAATGGATAACGGGTAGTAAGCTGACGGATATGGAAAAAATCAAGGCTCAAGGCATTGATGCCAAGCACTTGATTGAAGTTGGGGTAAACTGTTCCTTGCGACAGCTACTGGAATACGGATTCTTTCACGCTGACCCTCACCCTGGGAACCTGTTAGCCACCTCTGACGGCAAGCTGGCTTATATTGACTTTGGCATGATGAGCCAAGTCAAGAAGTATCAGCGCTATGGTTTGATTGAAGCTGTTGTCCATCTGGTCAATCGTGACTTCCCTGGTTTGGCCAATGACTACGTGAAGTTGGAGTTTCTGACCCCAGATACAGACCTGACACCAATTATTCCTGCCCTAGCCAAGGTTTTTAATGACGCCTTGGGAGCCAGTGTGGCAGAACTCAACTTCAAGAGTATAACTGACCAGTTATCAGCTTTGATGTATGAGTATCCCTTCCGGGTACCCGCTTACTATGCCCTGATTATTCGCTCCCTGGTGACCTTAGAAGGGATTGCCATTAATGTTGAGCCAGATTTCAAAGTACTCAGTAAAGCCTATCCTTATGTAGCCAAGCGCCTATTGACAGATCCATCACCGGAATTACGGGCATCCTTGAGGGATTTACTGTTTAAGGATGGCGGTTTCCGTTGGAACCGTCTGGAAAACCTGTTGCGCAATGCTGGAAATTCTCCAGATTATGATATCAACCAAGTCTTAGATCAGACCCTAGACTTTATTTTTTCAGAGCGAGGAGCCTTCATTCGGGAGCACTTGGTCAATGAGATTGTCAAGGCTATCGATAGCTTTGGAAGACGGACATTGGATAACGTCAGTTATGCCTTGCAGGAACGTCTGGGCTTAGAAATAAATAATAAAGATAATCAACAGAAGAAGCCAGAAGATAAACCCGAAACTACTGAGAATATCCAGCGAATTTGGGAAATTTTACAAGACACTCCTGGTTTTGACCTAATGCAATTGTTGCCAGTTATTCCTCAAGTGTTGATCAAACAGGAGACCCAGGAAATGGGACAAAAAATTGCTGGTGGTTTGGCACAGCGAGTAATTGCTCGGATGATTCGGGAGGCTTTACTCCAGGATAATCCTGACAATGGCACCCTTAACGGTCATGGGCAGGGGTCAAACCCTAACTTGGTTTTGCCCCCTGCTGCTGCGATGCGATAGATTATAGGAATTTTCTTTGGTAATGCGGTTGAAGGTTGAAAGTTGAAGGTTAAAGATTGAAGGTTAAAGGTTGAAGGTTAAAGGTTGAAAGTTAAAGGTTGAAGGTTAAAGGTTACAGGTTACAGGTGACGCGGTTACAAGTTACAGGTTATTAAACTTTCAAAGTTTCAACCAAACAACCTTGGCCTTTCGGCCACGCGATCGCGTTCAACCTGACAACCTTCAACCTGACAACCTTCAACCTGACAACCTGACAACCTTCAACCTGACAACCTGACAACCTTCAACCTGACAACCTGACAACCTTCAACCTGACAACCTTCAACCTGACAACCTTCAACCTGACAACCAAACAACCTTGGCCTTTCGGCCACGCGATCGCGTTCAACCTGACAACCTTCAACCTGACAACCTGACAACCTTCAACCTGACAACCTGACAACCTTCAACCTGACAACCTGACAACCTTCAACCTGACAACCTGACAACCTTCAACCTGACAACCTTCAACCTGACAACCTGACAACCTTCAACCTGACAACCTGACAACCTTCAACCTGACAACCTTCAACCTGACAACCAAACAACCTTGGCCTTTCGGGCACGCGATCGCGTTCAACCTGACAACCTTCAACCTGACAACCTGACAACCTTCAACCTGACAACCTGACAACCTTCAACCTGACAACCTGACAACCTTCAAACCTAAATCTGCCCAACAAATCCGGAATCTGGCAACTTCAGCACGTAGGTTACAGTATGACTAAGAGGGATTCATCTAGTTTACACCTATGTCTAAACTACAAGAAGCATTGCAATTCATCGAGAAAATTGAACGTGAGAACCCTGATAAATCCGCTTATGAAATTGTTAATCATTTGCGTGGGTACACTAAGAAGGCATATACTAGTCGGTTATGGAGTACAGCTACGGGGTATCACCAAGAGTATATTCGAGATGAATTTGAAGGAAAACTCAATATCAATGAATTGGTATTAAGTGGTGAAATTACTGACTTTGGTCATTTTATCGGTTCCCTTTCTGATCAAATTGATCAGCCTGGATTCAAATGGTCAGATTTCACTAGCTGGACTGGTGACCATACCTCATGGGCTGGAGATATTGGTTCGGCTATTGTGGCTTATCGAGACCCCAATGACAACATAGATGTTAACAGTGTCGAGGAAGCTTTGGATAGGTTAGCCAGAGATTCTGATTATACTGCGGATATTGCAGCTTACGTGGTAGGAGAAATGATTAACTCTCGTAAGCAATCTTCCATTACTCAGGCGATTTATCAGTATAATTCCAAGTCCTACTCAGACAATGTTAGGACGTTTATTAAAAAGCGTTTTAGCGCAGTTATTCAAGAAGATCAACTTAAGAATCCAGCTGGACTTGATTCAAAAATGCGTAGCGCTATTTCTACCTATATTAAGTTTTCTTCAGCCTATGAGTCGTTAAAGTCTATCAAGGATTTAGCTAAATTACCTCTAAATTTAGAATCAGAAGACAACTCTGTCCCTAATAGTGTGGATATTTTTAAAGGTTCCCAACATTTTATCAAGCATATAGTAAAATATGGTAACTTAGAGAGTTTACTATTCAAGCCATACCAAATACCTGGGATGTCCTGGCTAGGAACCGTGAACTATGAAGTTAGAGTAACTGGCTGATTTAAGTAGTTCATTAGTGTTAAATCGGGAATCGGGAATCGGGAATCGGGAATCGGGAATCGGGAATCGGGAATCGGGAATCGGGAATCGGAAAAAAGTAGTTTTTGGGGCTTAAGAGTATTTTTAACTATATTTTATATCATAGTTTGACTAAATTCTAAATACTTCTAGGGTAAAACTGGTAAAGCCCGATCGATCATAGTGGCGAGTGCCTCGTTGCCATAAAGTCTGGTTAACCAGCCAATCCACTGCCACAAAAAACTCTTTTCCACTCTCTACCTGTGCCGGACAACTGATTGAAATACTGTTGGTAAAGTGTAACCTCAGGTAAT includes:
- a CDS encoding AarF/ABC1/UbiB kinase family protein is translated as MNPKTVSPTSVQALDSQADADRSVVPVSGSQSSVEEELSSTTESSVLETEKPRYDPSVIAAKYHKAYLQVLGRSFTIISSFISFALGLWWDRFRGRDVTENRARAIQLREILTDLGPAYIKIGQALSTRPDLVPQVFLDELTLLQDQLPPFENEVAYKFIEEELGDRPENIFAELTEKPVAAASLGQVYKGKLKTGETVAVKVQRPGLAHKITLDLYIIRLVAQWVQTNVKRVRSDLVAIMDEFGARIFEEMDYQHEGRNAERFAKLYGKLPEIYVPRIYWDYTGRRVLTMEWITGSKLTDMEKIKAQGIDAKHLIEVGVNCSLRQLLEYGFFHADPHPGNLLATSDGKLAYIDFGMMSQVKKYQRYGLIEAVVHLVNRDFPGLANDYVKLEFLTPDTDLTPIIPALAKVFNDALGASVAELNFKSITDQLSALMYEYPFRVPAYYALIIRSLVTLEGIAINVEPDFKVLSKAYPYVAKRLLTDPSPELRASLRDLLFKDGGFRWNRLENLLRNAGNSPDYDINQVLDQTLDFIFSERGAFIREHLVNEIVKAIDSFGRRTLDNVSYALQERLGLEINNKDNQQKKPEDKPETTENIQRIWEILQDTPGFDLMQLLPVIPQVLIKQETQEMGQKIAGGLAQRVIARMIREALLQDNPDNGTLNGHGQGSNPNLVLPPAAAMR
- a CDS encoding adenylate/guanylate cyclase domain-containing protein, with protein sequence MVAASVYQHNSNQVEKGSISEANSSAAGSLVAAGQGISNFLAPLNRESLKQVVPSVESALQIVNQTLSMLDALLENQDFEKVLQEILNAITLKTAELMNADRVTIFFLDEDKNELWSVVAKGEGNNTLGELRFPADQGIVGEVATFKRVVNVPYDFYDDPRSNTAKKSDQKTGYRTYTLLALPLLTRQGDLVAVVQLLNKVKNSYTQNASLNEKIDQQGFTEEDQKLFNDFAPSMRLVLESSKSLYRATQRQRAATALIKATESLNLSSLDLDETLKRVMDEAKTLMKADRSTLWLIDRERNELWAQIPQADGLSQEIRIPMGVGFAGKVAQSGEALNIPFDLYDHPNSDNSKKVDQESGYRTCSLLCMPVYNSNQELIGVTQLVNKKKTGDFEPYNPNDWPKAPECWQASFNRIDEEYMKAFNIQAGVAIQRAKLFATIKQQEQIQRDMLRSLSNGVISTDKTGKIIATNESAKKLLGYYPGDSLEGLSVSQLINIKGGNFAQWLQNALTAKTEKDSRQYYPDQTLISQGLESTKHCVNLSINSIADASDQTHVYGALVVMDDISDEKRLKTTMYRYMTQELAEELLKLDDHKLGGDRKEVSVLFSDIRGYTALTESLNAEEVVGMLNDYFESMVDAIFEYKGTLDKYIGDAIMAVFGSPLPQEDHAWRAVQTALEMRRRLKDFNQQRVKAKRKPLKIGIGINSDSVISGNMGSTKRMEFTSIGDGVNLGARLETASKQYGCDILLSENTYRACVDQIWARELDKVIVKGKTKPVSIYELVGLKSEPISEYKARIIEHYYKGRQYYLQRQFALAMSEFGTILQKYDKHDQASVLHLNRCQRFLQEPPNDDWDGGWKLLEK
- the recN gene encoding DNA repair protein RecN, with protein sequence MLLYLRIHNFALIDHLEVEFGAGLNVLTGETGAGKSIILDAIDIALGGKVTNRLIRTGTKRALVEATFNVDNPLIAWLSEQEIDLLDQADLVCSREITATEKGMRSRSRVNGTIVNRQLMEGLRERLVEITAQGQTIQLIMPARQRGLLDLYGGSPVIQQRDRVASAYMACQEAKKALETQQKSQQERLQRLDWLEYQIQDLSAANLTAPDELEQLELEHQRLNHVVELQQRSYQVYQALYHNDHGTLASADLLGQAESTLQHMVDYDSQLQPLLDLVSGALAQVAEAAHQINAYGDGLETDPERLQVVEERIGVLKQICRKYGPTLAKAIAHYESLRAELEELGSEGASLEELERNYALSQSNVTDECDQLTKLRYRAGSELEKQLVNQLKPLAMEKVKFTVEISPIVPTAAGADQVTFYFSPNPGEPLQPLAKTASGGEMSRFLLALKACFSSSNQPGTTLIFDEIDAGVSGRVAGAIAERLYQLSQRHQVLCVTHQPLIAAMADQHFRVDKQVIAQPISSILKQPSSPQVNRSGSTQVVTQIPESGMPELRTVVRISLLNHPQKRQEEIAQLAGGQSAQDAMNFAASLLSQAASWRKTCTVGRQDVGQTTKIRES